The proteins below are encoded in one region of Streptomyces roseirectus:
- a CDS encoding SpoIIE family protein phosphatase, whose protein sequence is MGTIPTQRESTPLSRTRRPPKIAANLTGSALAPGTARELFGSALDEWTAAGWPVSTRAGDEAMLVLSEFVTNAVVHAGTDVEISCRLEEAKENAGTACDIVVEVCDRHPSRTLRDGDPDPAYEPAEYGRGLRLVTALAAEWGVTYRRDGKTVWARLGDGGEGEPEGRPDQPVSVLAPLPSLGLAVALAPEPQPSRYEQDWLGRGALSFLAEASHLLAGQLDEDLVAALTGQVLVPRVADWCAVWLEDELTAPRLARVWHGSEGCLEALRRELELVPPQPADPGRPPDTQPYDHPWPGPALGTPGTALSYRLVAGGRPLGTLVIGRAGAQRFPDEVTGLVEDLSRRVALAIGAARQYARQVTISSVLQSGLLPVSVAEIPGVRSALVYEPREKGGPGGDFYDLFPAGDGRWCFAIGDVQGKGPEAAVVIGLARPWLRLLAREGYGVADVLDRLNQLLLDDATEAADAAARAYVGPAGPGEGPQTRFLSLLYGELIPYEGGVRVTLASAGHPLPLLLRPDGSVCTVAQPQTLIGVVEDAAYTSDVLHLAPGDSLLCVTDGVTERRDGARQFDDEDGLAIALAQCAGYDVQEIADHIHRQVQEFGEKPPEDDLALLVLQAE, encoded by the coding sequence ATGGGGACCATTCCGACACAACGGGAGTCGACCCCGCTCTCCCGGACCCGCCGCCCGCCGAAGATCGCCGCGAACCTCACCGGCAGCGCCCTCGCGCCGGGCACCGCACGGGAGTTGTTCGGCTCCGCGCTCGACGAGTGGACCGCCGCCGGCTGGCCCGTCAGCACCCGCGCCGGGGACGAGGCGATGCTCGTCCTCAGCGAGTTCGTCACCAACGCCGTCGTTCACGCCGGCACCGACGTCGAGATCAGCTGCCGCCTCGAAGAGGCGAAGGAGAACGCGGGGACGGCCTGCGACATCGTCGTCGAGGTCTGCGACCGGCACCCCTCGCGGACCCTGCGCGACGGCGACCCCGACCCGGCGTACGAACCCGCCGAGTACGGCCGGGGACTGCGGCTCGTCACCGCCCTCGCGGCGGAGTGGGGCGTCACCTACCGGCGCGACGGCAAGACGGTGTGGGCGCGCCTCGGCGACGGCGGCGAGGGCGAACCGGAGGGCCGCCCCGACCAGCCCGTCTCCGTGCTCGCGCCCCTGCCCTCCCTCGGGCTCGCCGTCGCCCTCGCGCCCGAACCGCAGCCCTCCCGGTACGAGCAGGACTGGCTCGGACGCGGCGCGCTCTCCTTCCTCGCGGAGGCGTCCCACCTGCTCGCGGGCCAGCTCGACGAGGACCTGGTCGCGGCGCTCACCGGACAGGTCCTCGTGCCGCGCGTCGCCGACTGGTGCGCCGTCTGGCTGGAGGACGAGCTGACCGCGCCCCGGCTCGCCCGGGTCTGGCACGGCAGCGAAGGGTGCCTGGAGGCGCTGCGCCGCGAGCTGGAGCTGGTGCCGCCGCAGCCCGCCGACCCCGGCCGGCCCCCCGACACCCAGCCCTACGACCACCCCTGGCCGGGCCCCGCCCTCGGCACGCCCGGCACCGCCCTGTCCTACCGCCTCGTCGCCGGCGGCCGGCCGCTCGGCACGCTCGTCATCGGACGCGCCGGCGCCCAGCGCTTCCCCGACGAGGTCACCGGCCTCGTCGAAGACCTCAGCCGGCGCGTCGCCCTCGCGATCGGCGCGGCCCGGCAGTACGCGCGGCAGGTCACCATCAGCTCCGTCCTGCAGAGCGGGCTGCTGCCCGTCTCCGTCGCCGAGATCCCCGGCGTGCGCAGCGCGCTCGTCTACGAACCCCGCGAGAAGGGCGGGCCCGGCGGCGACTTCTACGACCTCTTCCCCGCCGGGGACGGGCGCTGGTGCTTCGCCATCGGCGACGTCCAGGGCAAGGGGCCCGAGGCCGCCGTCGTCATCGGCCTCGCCCGGCCGTGGCTGCGGCTGCTGGCCCGCGAGGGGTACGGGGTGGCCGACGTCCTCGACCGCCTCAACCAGCTCCTCCTCGACGACGCGACCGAGGCCGCCGACGCCGCCGCCCGCGCGTACGTCGGCCCCGCCGGGCCCGGGGAAGGGCCCCAGACGCGGTTCCTCTCCCTCCTCTACGGCGAGCTGATCCCCTACGAGGGAGGGGTACGGGTCACCCTCGCGTCCGCCGGGCATCCGCTGCCGCTGCTGCTGCGGCCCGACGGCAGCGTCTGCACGGTCGCCCAGCCGCAGACCCTCATCGGGGTCGTCGAGGACGCCGCCTACACCAGCGACGTCCTCCACCTCGCGCCCGGCGACAGCCTCCTGTGCGTCACCGACGGGGTCACCGAACGGCGCGACGGGGCACGGCAGTTCGACGACGAGGACGGACT
- a CDS encoding AMP-dependent synthetase/ligase has product MSDTQTLIENRPPSVAGLFLERVAATPDAEAYRYPVPAASGEGPDDWKSLSWAQAATRVHAIAAGLIGLGVRPEQRVALASSTRIEWILADLGIMCAGAATTTVYPQTNDDESAYILSDSESRVLIAEDAAQLAKVVAKRAELPDLAYVVVIDPSGADTGEDWVLTLAELEERGAAKLAEEPGLIEKKVAAITKDQLATLIYTSGTTGRPKGVRLPHDNWSYMAKAIAATGLISGEDVQYLWLPLAHVFGKVLTSGQIEVGHVTAVDGRVDKIIENLPVVRPTYMAAVPRIFEKVYNGVAAKARAGGGAKYKIFQWASQVGREYAKVTQDNFMRTGDRTAPFGLTAKHKAADTLVFAKIREAFGGRLRACVSGSAALSPEIGYFFSGAGIHILEGYGLTESSAASFVNPGEAYRTGTVGKPLPGTEVRIADDGEILLRGPGIMEGYHKLPEKTAEVLESDGWFHTGDIGELSPDGFLKITDRKKDLIKTSGGKYIAPAEVEGQFKAVCPYVSNILVHGADRNFCTALIALDEPALLGWAEENGLGGKSYAEVVATPAAVELIQGYVDELNAGLQRWQTIKKFRLLPRDLDVEHGEITPSLKLKRPVVERAYKGLLDEMYAGAREA; this is encoded by the coding sequence GTGAGCGACACACAGACCCTGATCGAGAACCGCCCGCCGTCCGTCGCGGGCCTCTTCCTGGAGCGGGTGGCCGCCACGCCCGACGCGGAGGCGTACCGGTACCCGGTACCGGCGGCGTCCGGTGAGGGCCCCGACGACTGGAAGTCCCTGAGCTGGGCGCAGGCCGCTACGCGCGTCCACGCCATCGCGGCCGGGCTGATCGGCCTCGGCGTCCGGCCCGAGCAGCGCGTCGCGCTCGCCTCGTCCACCCGGATCGAGTGGATCCTCGCCGACCTCGGCATCATGTGCGCGGGCGCCGCTACGACGACGGTCTACCCGCAGACCAACGACGACGAGTCGGCGTACATCCTCTCCGACTCCGAGAGCCGCGTCCTGATCGCGGAGGACGCCGCCCAGCTCGCCAAGGTCGTGGCCAAGCGCGCGGAGCTGCCCGACCTGGCGTACGTCGTCGTCATCGACCCCTCGGGCGCGGACACCGGCGAGGACTGGGTCCTCACGCTCGCCGAGCTGGAGGAGCGCGGGGCGGCGAAGCTCGCCGAGGAGCCGGGGCTGATCGAGAAGAAGGTCGCCGCGATCACCAAGGACCAGCTGGCGACCCTGATCTACACCTCGGGTACTACGGGTCGCCCCAAGGGGGTACGCCTCCCGCACGACAACTGGTCCTACATGGCGAAGGCGATCGCCGCGACCGGGCTGATCAGCGGAGAGGACGTGCAGTACCTGTGGCTGCCGCTGGCCCACGTCTTCGGCAAGGTCCTCACCTCGGGGCAGATCGAGGTCGGCCACGTCACCGCCGTCGACGGCCGCGTCGACAAGATCATCGAGAACCTTCCCGTAGTACGTCCGACGTACATGGCGGCCGTCCCCCGCATCTTCGAGAAGGTCTACAACGGCGTCGCCGCGAAGGCCCGTGCGGGCGGCGGGGCCAAGTACAAGATCTTCCAGTGGGCCTCGCAGGTCGGCCGGGAGTACGCCAAGGTCACGCAGGACAACTTCATGCGGACCGGCGACCGCACCGCGCCCTTCGGGCTCACCGCCAAGCACAAGGCCGCCGACACCCTCGTCTTCGCGAAGATCCGCGAGGCGTTCGGCGGGCGGCTGCGGGCCTGTGTCTCCGGGTCCGCCGCGCTCTCGCCCGAGATCGGGTACTTCTTCTCCGGCGCCGGTATCCACATCCTTGAGGGGTACGGGCTCACCGAGTCCTCCGCCGCGTCCTTCGTCAACCCCGGCGAGGCGTACCGGACCGGGACCGTCGGCAAGCCGCTGCCCGGCACGGAGGTCAGGATCGCGGACGACGGGGAGATCCTGCTGCGCGGCCCCGGGATCATGGAGGGCTACCACAAGCTGCCCGAGAAGACCGCCGAGGTGCTGGAGTCCGACGGCTGGTTCCACACCGGGGACATCGGTGAGCTGTCGCCGGACGGCTTCCTGAAGATCACCGACCGCAAGAAGGACCTGATCAAGACGTCCGGCGGCAAGTACATCGCGCCCGCCGAGGTCGAGGGGCAGTTCAAGGCGGTGTGCCCGTACGTCTCCAACATCCTCGTGCACGGCGCCGACCGGAACTTCTGCACGGCGCTGATCGCCCTCGACGAGCCGGCCCTCCTCGGCTGGGCCGAGGAGAACGGGCTCGGCGGCAAGTCCTACGCGGAGGTCGTCGCCACGCCCGCCGCCGTCGAGCTGATCCAGGGCTACGTCGACGAACTCAACGCCGGGCTCCAGCGCTGGCAGACCATCAAGAAGTTCCGGCTGCTGCCCCGGGACCTCGACGTCGAGCACGGCGAGATCACGCCGAGCCTCAAGTTGAAGCGGCCGGTGGTGGAGCGGGCGTACAAGGGGTTGCTGGACGAGATGTACGCGGGGGCGCGGGAGGCGTAG
- a CDS encoding HAMP domain-containing protein translates to MSENSAVCVLEDGSIEGGIRASALRPLLTALIAARDGEFIRVPPSEDDGMVAELTSVFNQIVDRSVHFNDEVRRVKREVVRHGRLDERVSASPGQGRWTSRVNDVNQLIDALAAPAANAARVLDAVAGGDLTQRVDLHDGTRQLRGDLRRLGRAVNKMVDQLSLFTGEVTRVAREVGTEGRLGGRAKVQGLSGSWRDVTEAVNTMAARLTAQVRDIAVVTTAVARGDLTRTVTVEATGELLELKLTVNTMVDQLSAFADEVTRVSREVGTEGQLGGRAQVRGVSGVWKDLTDNVNFMASNLTSQVRNIAQVTTAVANGDLSQKITVDAQGEILELKDTVNTMVDQLSAFADEVTRVAREVGTEGNLGGRAHVRGVSGVWKDLTDNVNFMADNLTSQVRNIALVSTAVAQGDLGKKITVEAKGEILELKTTINTMVDQLSAFADEVTRVAREVGTEGNLGGQAQVRGVSGVWKDLTDNVNFMASNLTSQVRNIAQVTTAVANGDLSKKITVDARGEILQLKDTVNTMVDQLRAFADEVTRVAREVGTEGQLGGRAQVRGVSGVWKDLTDNVNYMADNLTSQVRNIAQVATAVAQGDLSKKIDVDARGEILELKTTINTMVDTLSAFASEVTRVAREVGSEGQLGGQARVEGVYGTWKRLTTNVNELALNLTTQVRAIAEVASAVAQGDLTRAITVEARGEVAELKDDVNLMVANLRETTRAKDWLESNLARLAGLMQGRRDLTEVADLILRELTPLVNAQYGAFYLADPEDHTAGPTKGLAFIAGYGAIETGGQPVHGLVRQAAREKKRILVEETPADYIKIVSGLGEAAPTTVVIIPILFEDTLLGVVELASFSRFSDVHLAFFDQFVNTIGVAISTIVANSRTESLLGESQRLARQLQERSDELQKQQAELRRSNAELAEKAALLATSSQYKSEFLANMSHELRTPLNSLLILARLLSDNPDGHLSDQEVQFATTIHRSGSDLLQLINDILDLSKIEAGRMDVRPKKLPLIKLLDYVHATFRPLTLDRGLSFEVSVGDDVPRAMYSDEQRIQQILRNLLSNAIKFTASGSVELRVTRAPDDLVAFSVTDTGIGIAPEKLPGIFEAFQQADGTTNRKYGGTGLGLSISREIAGLLGGRIVAESSPGLGSTFTLYLPVVSPGHLAPSSAEPDSDSDSDSAESDEEWPPAADAETWRTGRPARVLPGRKVLIVDDDIRNVFALTHVLGRVGMAVQYAENGREGIELLESDGEIELILMDIMMPEMDGYETITAIRRSPRWRGLPIIALTAKAMPGDREKAIARGADDYVPKPVDIDELLRVVCGVLAPESEEGGGE, encoded by the coding sequence ATGAGTGAGAACAGTGCTGTGTGTGTGCTCGAAGACGGATCAATTGAGGGCGGGATTCGAGCATCTGCGCTACGCCCTCTGCTCACCGCGCTGATCGCCGCCCGCGACGGCGAGTTCATCCGGGTGCCGCCATCGGAGGACGACGGGATGGTGGCCGAACTGACCTCCGTCTTCAACCAGATCGTCGACCGGAGCGTCCACTTCAACGACGAGGTGCGGCGGGTGAAGCGCGAGGTGGTCCGGCACGGCCGGCTGGACGAGCGGGTCTCGGCCAGTCCGGGCCAGGGCCGTTGGACGTCGCGCGTGAACGACGTGAACCAGCTGATCGACGCGCTCGCGGCGCCGGCGGCGAACGCCGCGCGGGTGCTGGACGCGGTGGCGGGCGGCGACCTCACGCAGCGCGTGGACCTGCACGACGGCACCCGTCAACTCCGGGGCGATCTGCGCCGGTTGGGGCGGGCCGTCAACAAGATGGTCGACCAGCTCTCGCTGTTCACCGGCGAGGTCACCCGGGTCGCGCGCGAGGTCGGCACCGAGGGCCGGCTCGGCGGACGCGCCAAGGTGCAGGGTCTGTCGGGCAGTTGGCGCGACGTGACGGAGGCCGTCAACACGATGGCGGCCCGCCTCACGGCCCAGGTGCGGGACATCGCGGTGGTGACGACGGCGGTGGCGCGCGGGGACCTGACGCGGACGGTGACGGTCGAGGCGACCGGTGAACTCCTCGAACTCAAGCTGACCGTCAACACGATGGTGGACCAGCTCTCCGCGTTCGCGGACGAGGTGACCCGGGTCTCCCGCGAGGTGGGCACGGAGGGCCAGTTGGGCGGGCGGGCCCAGGTGCGGGGCGTGTCCGGGGTGTGGAAGGACCTCACCGACAACGTCAACTTCATGGCCTCGAACCTGACTTCACAGGTCCGCAACATCGCCCAGGTGACCACCGCCGTCGCCAACGGCGACCTCAGTCAGAAGATCACCGTGGACGCCCAGGGCGAGATCCTGGAGCTGAAGGACACGGTGAACACGATGGTGGACCAGCTCTCGGCGTTCGCCGACGAGGTCACGCGCGTCGCCCGTGAGGTGGGCACGGAAGGCAACCTGGGCGGCCGGGCCCACGTGCGGGGCGTGTCCGGGGTGTGGAAAGACCTCACGGACAACGTCAACTTCATGGCGGACAACCTGACTTCGCAGGTCCGCAACATCGCCCTCGTCTCGACGGCCGTCGCGCAGGGGGACCTCGGCAAGAAGATCACCGTGGAGGCGAAGGGCGAGATCCTGGAGCTGAAGACGACCATCAACACGATGGTCGACCAGCTCTCGGCGTTCGCCGACGAGGTGACCCGGGTCGCCCGCGAGGTCGGCACGGAAGGGAACCTGGGCGGTCAGGCGCAGGTGCGGGGCGTGTCGGGGGTGTGGAAGGACCTCACCGACAACGTCAACTTCATGGCCTCGAACCTGACTTCACAGGTCCGCAACATCGCCCAGGTCACCACCGCCGTCGCCAACGGCGATCTCTCCAAGAAGATCACGGTCGACGCGCGCGGCGAGATCCTTCAGCTCAAGGACACCGTCAACACGATGGTCGACCAACTCCGGGCGTTCGCCGACGAGGTGACCCGCGTCGCCCGAGAGGTCGGTACCGAGGGCCAGTTGGGCGGCCGGGCCCAGGTGCGGGGCGTCTCCGGGGTGTGGAAGGACCTCACGGACAACGTCAACTACATGGCGGACAACCTCACTTCGCAGGTCCGCAACATCGCGCAGGTGGCGACGGCCGTCGCGCAGGGCGACCTGTCGAAGAAGATCGACGTGGACGCGCGCGGCGAGATCCTGGAACTCAAGACGACCATCAACACGATGGTCGACACGCTCTCCGCGTTCGCCTCCGAGGTCACCCGGGTCGCCCGCGAGGTCGGCTCCGAGGGCCAACTCGGCGGCCAGGCACGGGTGGAGGGCGTCTACGGCACCTGGAAGCGGCTGACGACCAACGTCAACGAACTCGCCCTGAACCTCACCACCCAGGTCCGCGCGATCGCCGAGGTCGCCTCCGCCGTGGCCCAGGGCGACCTGACCCGGGCGATCACCGTCGAGGCACGCGGCGAGGTCGCCGAACTCAAGGACGACGTCAACCTGATGGTCGCCAACCTCCGCGAGACGACCCGCGCGAAGGACTGGCTGGAGTCCAACCTGGCCCGCCTCGCCGGGCTGATGCAGGGCCGCCGGGACCTGACGGAGGTCGCCGACCTGATCCTGCGGGAGCTGACGCCGCTGGTGAACGCCCAGTACGGGGCGTTCTACCTGGCCGACCCGGAGGACCACACCGCCGGTCCCACGAAGGGCCTCGCGTTCATCGCCGGGTACGGCGCGATCGAGACCGGCGGACAGCCGGTGCACGGGCTGGTCCGGCAGGCGGCGCGGGAGAAGAAGCGGATCCTGGTCGAGGAGACCCCGGCGGACTACATCAAGATCGTGAGCGGTCTCGGCGAGGCGGCGCCGACGACCGTCGTCATCATCCCGATCCTGTTCGAGGACACGCTCCTCGGCGTCGTCGAACTCGCCTCGTTCTCCCGCTTCTCGGACGTCCACCTCGCGTTCTTCGACCAGTTCGTCAACACGATCGGCGTCGCCATCAGCACGATCGTCGCCAACTCCCGTACGGAGTCGCTGCTCGGCGAGTCCCAGCGGCTCGCCCGCCAGCTCCAGGAACGCTCGGACGAACTCCAGAAGCAGCAGGCCGAGTTGCGCCGCTCCAACGCCGAACTCGCCGAGAAGGCCGCCCTGCTGGCGACCTCCTCGCAGTACAAGTCGGAATTCCTCGCGAACATGTCCCACGAGCTGCGCACCCCGCTCAACTCCCTGCTGATCCTGGCCCGGTTGCTCTCCGACAACCCCGACGGCCACCTCTCCGACCAGGAGGTGCAGTTCGCGACGACGATCCACCGCTCGGGCTCGGACCTGCTCCAGCTCATCAACGACATCCTCGACCTGTCGAAGATCGAGGCGGGCCGCATGGACGTCCGCCCGAAGAAGCTCCCGCTGATCAAGCTCCTCGACTACGTCCACGCGACGTTCCGGCCGCTCACCCTGGACCGGGGGCTGTCCTTCGAGGTGTCCGTCGGCGACGACGTGCCGCGCGCGATGTACTCCGACGAGCAGCGCATCCAGCAGATCCTGCGCAACCTGCTGTCCAACGCGATCAAGTTCACGGCGTCGGGCAGCGTGGAGCTACGGGTCACCCGCGCGCCGGACGACCTCGTCGCGTTCTCCGTCACCGACACGGGCATCGGGATCGCCCCGGAGAAGCTGCCCGGCATCTTCGAGGCGTTCCAGCAGGCCGACGGCACCACCAATCGCAAGTACGGCGGCACGGGCCTGGGGCTCTCCATCAGCCGGGAGATCGCGGGCCTGCTGGGCGGCAGGATCGTCGCGGAGAGCTCGCCGGGCCTCGGCTCGACGTTCACCCTGTACCTCCCGGTCGTCAGCCCCGGCCACCTCGCGCCGTCGTCCGCCGAACCCGACTCCGACTCCGACTCCGACTCCGCCGAGTCCGACGAGGAGTGGCCGCCGGCCGCCGACGCCGAGACCTGGCGCACCGGCCGTCCCGCCCGCGTCCTGCCCGGCCGCAAGGTCCTCATCGTCGACGACGACATCCGCAACGTCTTCGCCCTGACCCATGTCCTCGGCCGGGTCGGCATGGCCGTCCAGTACGCGGAGAACGGCCGCGAGGGCATCGAACTCCTGGAGTCCGACGGGGAGATCGAGCTGATCCTGATGGACATCATGATGCCGGAGATGGACGGCTACGAGACGATCACCGCCATCCGCCGCTCCCCCCGCTGGCGCGGCCTGCCCATCATCGCCCTCACCGCGAAGGCCATGCCGGGCGACCGCGAGAAGGCGATCGCCCGGGGGGCCGACGACTATGTGCCGAAGCCGGTGGACATCGACGAGCTGCTGAGGGTGGTGTGCGGGGTGCTGGCGCCGGAGAGTGAGGAGGGTGGGGGTGAGTAG